The following proteins are co-located in the Pseudomonas synxantha genome:
- the rpmF gene encoding 50S ribosomal protein L32, translating into MAVQQNKKSRSARDMRRSHDALEASTLSVEKTTGEVHLRHHVSPEGVYRGRKVIDKGADE; encoded by the coding sequence ATGGCTGTTCAGCAGAACAAAAAATCCCGCTCCGCCCGTGACATGCGCCGTTCGCACGACGCTCTCGAGGCTAGCACCCTGTCCGTGGAAAAGACCACTGGTGAAGTTCACCTGCGTCACCACGTATCGCCAGAAGGCGTATACCGTGGCCGTAAAGTGATCGACAAGGGCGCTGACGAGTAA
- a CDS encoding Maf family protein, with amino-acid sequence MLPLLLASSSVYRRELLSRLHLPFTCSSPDIDEGHRTGESAIELVKRLAEQKARALAASHPGHLIIGSDQVAALEGRIIGKPHTFENAREQLLAASGKRVSFLTGLALLNSETGHCQVDCVPFTVHMRELDAERIERYLRIEQPYDCAGSFKAEGLGVSLFQSTEGRDATSLVGLSLIRLVDMLLAEGVQIP; translated from the coding sequence ATGCTGCCGTTATTACTCGCGTCCAGCTCGGTTTATCGCCGGGAATTACTGAGCCGCCTGCACCTGCCGTTCACCTGCAGCTCGCCGGATATCGACGAAGGCCACCGCACGGGTGAATCGGCCATTGAGCTGGTCAAACGCCTGGCCGAACAAAAGGCCCGCGCCCTTGCGGCCAGCCATCCTGGGCATTTGATTATCGGTTCGGATCAGGTGGCCGCACTCGAAGGCCGGATCATCGGCAAACCCCACACCTTTGAAAACGCCCGCGAGCAATTGTTGGCGGCCAGCGGCAAACGTGTAAGCTTTCTTACCGGATTGGCACTGCTTAACAGTGAGACAGGGCATTGCCAGGTCGACTGCGTACCCTTCACCGTGCACATGCGCGAGCTGGATGCAGAGCGTATTGAGCGCTACCTGCGGATCGAGCAACCCTACGACTGCGCGGGCAGCTTCAAGGCCGAGGGGCTGGGCGTGAGCCTGTTCCAAAGCACCGAAGGGCGGGATGCGACCAGCCTTGTCGGCCTGTCGCTGATTCGACTGGTGGATATGCTGCTCGCTGAAGGCGTGCAAATCCCCTGA
- a CDS encoding S49 family peptidase: MSDEWKAPEKAENSDDKSWKLLEKTLLASVQEQRRSRRWGIFFKLLTFVYLLGMLALFSPLMDMEKSATRGSHYTALIEVRGVIADKEPASADNIVTSLRAAFEDSKVKGVILRINSPGGSPVQSGYVYDEIRRLRALHPDTKLYAVISDLGASGAYYIASAADQIYADKASLVGSIGVTAAGYGFVGTMEKLGVERRIYTSGEHKAFLDPFQPQKADETQFWQGVLDTTHRQFIASVKQGRGDRLKDKDHPELFSGLVWSGEQALPLGLIDGLGSASSVARDVVGEKELVDFTVEESPFDRFSKKLGASVAEKLALYMGFQGPTLR, translated from the coding sequence ATGAGTGACGAGTGGAAAGCGCCCGAAAAGGCCGAGAACAGTGATGATAAAAGCTGGAAGCTGCTGGAGAAGACCCTCCTGGCCAGCGTCCAGGAACAGCGTCGTTCGCGGCGCTGGGGGATTTTCTTCAAGCTGCTGACCTTTGTTTACCTGCTCGGCATGCTGGCGCTGTTCAGTCCGCTGATGGACATGGAAAAAAGCGCCACCCGCGGCAGTCACTACACTGCCTTGATCGAAGTGCGTGGAGTGATTGCCGACAAGGAGCCCGCCAGCGCTGACAATATCGTCACCAGCCTGCGCGCCGCGTTCGAAGACTCCAAGGTCAAGGGCGTGATCCTGCGCATCAACAGCCCGGGCGGCAGCCCTGTGCAGTCGGGCTATGTCTATGACGAGATTCGGCGCCTGCGCGCACTGCATCCGGATACCAAACTCTATGCAGTAATTTCCGACCTGGGCGCCTCGGGGGCCTATTACATCGCCAGTGCCGCCGACCAGATCTATGCCGATAAGGCCAGCCTGGTGGGCTCCATTGGGGTGACGGCAGCCGGTTACGGGTTTGTCGGCACCATGGAGAAGCTGGGGGTGGAGCGGCGCATCTATACCTCCGGCGAGCACAAGGCATTCCTTGATCCGTTCCAGCCGCAAAAGGCCGATGAGACACAGTTCTGGCAGGGCGTGCTCGACACCACCCATCGCCAGTTCATTGCCAGCGTGAAGCAGGGGCGTGGGGATCGATTGAAGGATAAAGACCATCCGGAGCTGTTCTCCGGGCTAGTGTGGTCGGGCGAGCAGGCATTGCCGCTGGGCTTGATCGATGGCCTGGGCAGTGCCAGTTCGGTGGCACGGGATGTGGTTGGCGAGAAGGAGTTGGTGGATTTCACGGTTGAGGAATCGCCGTTTGATCGCTTCTCCAAGAAGCTGGGTGCCAGTGTGGCTGAGAAGCTTGCGCTGTACATGGGCTTCCAAGGCCCGACGCTACGCTGA
- a CDS encoding YceD family protein, with amino-acid sequence MLNDPIPPHVDPRKLADRGTTLQGEVLLADLERLCDPLSDTVGTVQAKFVFERDERKSVVIHSFIDTEVKMVCQRCLELVTLPIHSECSYAVVKEGANTQSLPKGYDVLELGEDPLDLHALIEEELLLALPIVPAHHPEECQQPEGLDDEAEPSEDEVTRSNPFSVLAQLKRDPNV; translated from the coding sequence ATGTTGAATGACCCGATTCCACCTCACGTTGACCCGCGCAAATTGGCTGATCGTGGCACCACCCTTCAAGGTGAAGTGCTGCTGGCCGATTTGGAGAGACTCTGCGACCCGCTTTCCGACACTGTCGGTACGGTGCAGGCTAAATTCGTTTTTGAACGAGATGAACGTAAGTCTGTGGTAATCCACAGCTTTATCGACACCGAAGTCAAAATGGTTTGCCAGCGTTGTCTTGAGCTGGTCACCCTGCCGATCCACAGCGAATGCAGTTATGCTGTGGTGAAAGAGGGTGCGAATACCCAGTCGTTGCCGAAAGGTTATGACGTGCTGGAACTGGGCGAAGATCCATTGGATCTGCATGCACTGATCGAGGAGGAGCTTTTGCTCGCCTTGCCCATTGTGCCTGCTCATCATCCGGAAGAATGCCAGCAGCCGGAGGGTCTCGATGACGAGGCCGAGCCGAGCGAGGACGAGGTAACGCGGTCCAACCCGTTCAGTGTATTGGCGCAGTTAAAGCGTGACCCAAACGTTTAG